In Sulfitobacter sp. M39, the following proteins share a genomic window:
- a CDS encoding trimethylamine methyltransferase family protein, with amino-acid sequence MAESARRGRGGGGAARRAARSAVSFETAKYIERNIPNYEVLTEEALQIIEYNADTVLEEIGVNFPDNPEALALWRAAGADVTGDRVRIPRGLARELCKTAPSQFTQHARNPARNVEIGGRNLVLAPVYGPPFVRDTAGGRRYATMEDFNKFVKLGYMSKWLHHSGGTVCEPTDVPVNKRHLDMLHAHMTLSDKPFMGSVTEPSRAQDSVDMCKILFGAEFVDQNTVMTSLVNINSPMTFDDVMMGALKVFAENNQASIISPFIVGGAMAPVSVAGTLTQVLAEVMAGIAYSQLIRKGAPVIFGAFVTSIDMNSGAPTFGTPEAAHITYGAGQLARRMNLPFRSSGSFCGSKLPDAQAAYETANSLNMGLLSGVNFMLHACGWLEGGLVASFEKFVMDADQLGALHHLARGVEIDENAQALDAIREVGPGGHYLGCAHTQANFKEAFWKSDLLDYKPFETWSDEGARDTQSLAAARVEKLLGDYVQPAMDPETRAALDAFVAERKATEPDSFM; translated from the coding sequence ATGGCGGAATCAGCAAGACGCGGGCGCGGTGGTGGCGGTGCGGCACGTCGGGCGGCACGCTCGGCTGTGTCCTTCGAGACAGCGAAATACATCGAACGCAACATTCCCAACTACGAGGTGCTGACCGAAGAGGCGCTACAGATCATCGAGTATAACGCCGATACGGTGTTGGAAGAGATCGGCGTGAACTTTCCCGACAACCCCGAGGCGCTGGCGCTGTGGCGCGCGGCCGGGGCAGATGTGACCGGCGACCGCGTGCGTATCCCCCGCGGGCTGGCGCGCGAGCTATGCAAGACCGCGCCGTCGCAGTTCACCCAGCACGCGCGCAACCCTGCGCGCAACGTCGAGATCGGCGGGCGCAATCTGGTGTTGGCCCCGGTCTATGGCCCGCCCTTCGTACGCGACACCGCCGGGGGCCGTCGCTATGCCACGATGGAAGATTTCAACAAATTCGTGAAGCTTGGCTATATGTCCAAGTGGTTGCACCATTCCGGCGGCACGGTCTGCGAGCCCACCGATGTGCCCGTCAACAAGCGCCATCTGGACATGCTTCATGCGCATATGACGCTGAGCGATAAACCCTTCATGGGATCCGTCACGGAACCGAGCCGCGCGCAGGATTCCGTGGACATGTGCAAGATTCTGTTCGGGGCGGAGTTCGTCGACCAGAACACGGTGATGACGTCGCTGGTGAACATCAATTCGCCCATGACGTTTGATGATGTGATGATGGGTGCGCTGAAGGTCTTTGCCGAGAACAATCAGGCGTCGATCATTTCGCCCTTTATTGTTGGCGGCGCGATGGCACCGGTATCTGTGGCTGGGACGTTGACGCAGGTTCTGGCCGAGGTCATGGCGGGCATCGCCTATAGCCAGCTGATCCGTAAGGGCGCGCCAGTGATTTTCGGGGCGTTTGTGACCTCGATCGACATGAACTCGGGCGCACCGACCTTTGGCACGCCGGAGGCCGCGCATATTACCTATGGGGCGGGGCAGTTGGCGCGGCGGATGAACCTGCCATTCCGGTCCTCGGGTTCGTTCTGCGGGTCAAAACTGCCCGACGCGCAAGCAGCCTATGAGACGGCGAACAGTTTGAACATGGGGCTTTTGTCGGGGGTGAACTTTATGCTCCATGCCTGTGGCTGGCTGGAAGGCGGTCTTGTCGCGTCGTTCGAGAAATTTGTAATGGATGCGGATCAGCTGGGCGCGTTGCACCATTTGGCGCGCGGTGTCGAGATTGACGAAAACGCGCAAGCGCTGGATGCGATCCGCGAGGTTGGTCCCGGCGGGCATTATCTGGGCTGCGCGCACACACAGGCCAACTTTAAGGAAGCCTTCTGGAAATCCGATCTGCTGGACTACAAACCATTCGAGACATGGTCAGATGAGGGCGCGCGCGATACCCAGTCGCTGGCAGCGGCGCGTGTTGAAAAGCTGTTGGGCGACTATGTGCAACCGGCCATGGACCCCGAGACGCGTGCGGCGCTTGATGCCTTTGTCGCGGAACGCAAAGCGACGGAGCCTGACAGCTTTATGTAG
- a CDS encoding phosphatidylglycerophosphatase A family protein, with protein MTLAKLIATVLGVGYIRPASGTWGSLVALPWAWLLHVIGGLPLLIAGIVLTFAAGWWATARMTAGSADHDPSEIVIDEVAGQWVALLPLSYASWTMDMNILVMWPGWIAAFALFRLFDIWKPLIIGWADRRGDALGVMLDDIFAGIFALLGVIALAVLYHVYLFA; from the coding sequence ATGACTTTGGCAAAGCTGATCGCGACTGTTCTGGGGGTGGGCTACATCCGCCCTGCCTCTGGCACCTGGGGCTCGCTCGTCGCGCTGCCCTGGGCCTGGCTGCTCCATGTCATCGGGGGGCTGCCGCTGTTGATCGCAGGCATCGTGCTTACCTTTGCTGCAGGTTGGTGGGCCACCGCACGCATGACCGCCGGAAGCGCTGATCATGATCCGTCGGAAATCGTGATCGACGAGGTTGCGGGCCAATGGGTCGCGCTGCTGCCGCTGAGCTATGCGAGTTGGACGATGGATATGAACATCCTTGTGATGTGGCCCGGCTGGATTGCGGCTTTTGCGCTTTTCCGACTTTTCGACATCTGGAAGCCGCTGATCATCGGCTGGGCCGACCGGCGCGGCGATGCGCTTGGCGTGATGCTGGATGATATCTTTGCAGGCATTTTCGCCCTGCTGGGGGTGATCGCACTGGCCGTGCTGTATCACGTGTATCTCTTTGCCTGA
- a CDS encoding CinA family protein, producing MPDVHALLDRARAREVMIACAESCTGGMVAAALTDLPGSSAIFDRGFVTYTNAAKIDLLGVSPDTLTAHGAVSEQVALEMAGGALARSGAQIAVSITGIAGPGGSEHKPEGRVCFGLATASGITTQTQEFGALGREKVRHAARDFALGLISEAIT from the coding sequence TTGCCTGATGTGCACGCCCTTCTGGACCGCGCCCGCGCGCGCGAGGTCATGATCGCCTGCGCCGAAAGCTGCACGGGCGGCATGGTGGCCGCCGCCCTGACGGACCTCCCCGGATCCTCCGCGATCTTTGACCGTGGGTTTGTCACCTATACCAATGCCGCCAAGATTGACCTGCTTGGCGTCAGCCCAGACACACTCACCGCCCACGGCGCGGTGTCCGAGCAGGTCGCCCTTGAAATGGCGGGCGGTGCCTTGGCACGATCCGGCGCGCAGATCGCCGTGTCGATCACCGGTATCGCAGGCCCCGGCGGGTCAGAGCATAAGCCCGAAGGCCGCGTCTGTTTCGGCCTCGCCACGGCGTCTGGTATCACCACCCAAACGCAAGAGTTCGGCGCATTGGGCCGCGAGAAAGTCCGCCACGCTGCCCGCGATTTCGCCTTGGGGCTGATTTCTGAGGCGATTACATAA
- a CDS encoding ammonium transporter, translated as MNAADTAWIMTATALVLFMTLPGLALFYGGLVRSRNVLSVFMHCYGVACLMSVLWFFAGYSIAFGPDTSGLWGGLGKIGLSGVTADSLSGTLPEILFFAFQMTFAVITPALIVGAYVERIGFGFVMLFSGLWMLLCYAPVVHWVWGGGFLADGGIFGEVGVRDFAGGIVVHETAGLAALILAVFLGPRLNHNTPPHNPGFVMIGAAMLWVGWFGFNGGSQLAADGGAAMAITVTHISAATASLTWALWERIKFGKASLVGIVTGTIAGLASITPASGFVGPWAALLIGAVAGILCQEAVVLIRNKAKIDDTLDVFAVHGVGGIFGTIMIAALGAGSWAAQLGSLAIVGVYTTVVTVVLVLVCKAITPLRVSKEVEVNGLDLSVHGERAYDLSS; from the coding sequence ATGAACGCAGCTGATACGGCCTGGATCATGACCGCCACGGCCTTGGTCCTGTTCATGACATTACCGGGGCTCGCGCTCTTCTATGGCGGGCTGGTGCGCAGCCGCAACGTGCTGAGCGTTTTCATGCATTGCTACGGCGTCGCCTGTCTGATGAGCGTGCTGTGGTTCTTCGCCGGATACTCCATCGCCTTTGGTCCTGACACATCGGGGCTCTGGGGCGGATTGGGCAAGATCGGCCTGTCGGGCGTCACTGCTGACAGCCTGTCAGGCACCCTGCCCGAGATCCTGTTCTTCGCTTTCCAGATGACATTCGCAGTGATCACGCCCGCGCTGATCGTCGGTGCCTATGTGGAGCGGATCGGCTTTGGATTCGTAATGCTCTTCTCGGGGCTCTGGATGCTGCTGTGCTACGCGCCCGTGGTGCATTGGGTCTGGGGCGGCGGTTTCCTGGCCGATGGTGGCATCTTTGGCGAGGTCGGCGTGCGCGATTTCGCGGGCGGCATCGTGGTGCATGAAACAGCTGGCCTTGCGGCGCTGATCCTTGCAGTCTTCCTTGGTCCACGCCTTAACCACAACACCCCGCCGCATAACCCAGGCTTCGTGATGATCGGTGCTGCGATGCTCTGGGTCGGCTGGTTCGGCTTTAACGGCGGCTCGCAACTGGCCGCAGACGGAGGTGCGGCCATGGCGATCACGGTGACCCATATCTCCGCCGCCACCGCCTCTCTCACCTGGGCGCTGTGGGAGCGGATCAAATTCGGCAAAGCCTCCCTGGTCGGCATCGTCACAGGCACCATCGCGGGGCTGGCCTCCATCACGCCTGCGTCGGGTTTCGTCGGCCCTTGGGCAGCGCTGCTGATCGGCGCGGTTGCCGGGATCTTGTGCCAGGAAGCGGTGGTCTTGATCCGCAACAAGGCCAAGATCGACGACACGCTTGATGTTTTCGCGGTTCACGGCGTGGGCGGGATCTTCGGCACCATCATGATCGCAGCCCTCGGGGCTGGGTCTTGGGCCGCACAACTGGGGTCGCTGGCGATCGTCGGTGTCTATACCACGGTGGTGACCGTCGTGCTGGTGCTGGTCTGCAAGGCGATCACCCCGCTACGTGTCAGCAAAGAGGTCGAGGTCAACGGGCTTGACCTGTCCGTCCACGGTGAACGGGCCTATGATCTAAGCAGCTGA
- a CDS encoding DMT family transporter, protein MTPTLRAALWMMGSITSFSAMAVAGRELGGSLDTFEIMMYRSLVGVIAVFTLATVYGTWGQINRRDFGTQIGRNLAHFTGQNLWFYAVTVIPLAQVFALEFTSPLWVIVLSPLILGERLTKMRALAAVLGFIGILCVARPTIAGLNAGVITAASSAIFFALTIMLTKRLTRSQTITCILFYLTVTQLVFGVIMAGYDGDITVPEVAQMPLLLLIGIAGLMAHFCLTNALSIAPATVVVPIDFVRLPLIAVIGMLVYAEALDIWVFIGGAIIFAGNYMNLWTESRRVS, encoded by the coding sequence ATGACCCCGACACTCAGGGCGGCTTTGTGGATGATGGGGTCGATCACGTCTTTCTCTGCGATGGCCGTCGCCGGGCGCGAGCTTGGCGGCAGCCTCGATACGTTCGAGATCATGATGTACCGGTCGCTGGTGGGCGTGATCGCTGTGTTTACGCTCGCGACCGTTTACGGAACCTGGGGGCAGATCAACCGCCGCGATTTCGGCACGCAGATAGGGCGCAATCTGGCGCATTTCACCGGACAGAACCTGTGGTTTTACGCAGTTACCGTGATCCCGCTCGCGCAGGTCTTTGCGCTTGAGTTCACCTCTCCGCTTTGGGTGATTGTCCTGTCGCCGCTGATTTTGGGCGAACGGCTTACCAAGATGCGGGCTTTGGCGGCGGTTCTTGGGTTTATCGGCATCCTTTGTGTTGCCCGTCCGACAATTGCCGGGCTGAATGCTGGCGTGATCACGGCGGCGTCCTCGGCGATTTTCTTTGCACTGACGATTATGTTGACCAAGCGGCTGACGCGCAGCCAGACGATCACCTGCATCCTGTTCTACCTGACCGTGACGCAACTGGTTTTCGGCGTGATCATGGCCGGTTACGACGGGGATATCACGGTGCCCGAGGTGGCACAGATGCCGCTGTTGTTGCTGATCGGGATCGCAGGGCTTATGGCGCATTTCTGTCTGACCAACGCCTTGTCCATTGCGCCTGCGACAGTGGTCGTCCCGATTGACTTTGTCCGCCTGCCACTGATCGCCGTCATCGGTATGCTGGTTTATGCCGAGGCCTTGGATATCTGGGTATTCATCGGCGGCGCGATTATCTTTGCCGGCAATTACATGAACCTCTGGACCGAATCCCGCCGCGTTTCGTAA
- the lipA gene encoding lipoyl synthase, with protein MRDLKIPEQRHPEKARRPDNPQPKKPSWIRVKAPGGKGYADTAKIMRENKLVTVCEEAGCPNVGECWSQGHATMMIMGEVCTRACTFCNIATGRPPEALDIFEPGRVADAVSKLGLNHVVITSVDRDDIEDGGAEHFAQTIRAVRKRSPGTTIEILTPDFIRCDPKVLETVVEARPDVFNHNLETVPGLYPEVRPGARYFHSLRLLQRVKELDPTMFTKSGIMVGLGEDRQSVMQVMEDMRAADIDFLTIGQYLQPTPKHHAVDRFVHPDEFAAYEKSAYGKGFLMVSATPLTRSSYHAGDDFARLQAARLAKLG; from the coding sequence ATGCGAGACCTGAAAATCCCCGAGCAGCGCCACCCTGAAAAGGCCCGACGCCCCGACAATCCACAGCCGAAAAAGCCGTCGTGGATCCGGGTGAAGGCGCCGGGTGGCAAAGGCTATGCGGATACCGCAAAGATCATGCGCGAGAACAAGCTGGTGACGGTTTGCGAAGAAGCGGGCTGCCCGAATGTCGGCGAATGCTGGTCGCAGGGCCATGCCACCATGATGATCATGGGGGAGGTCTGCACCCGCGCCTGTACCTTCTGTAACATCGCGACAGGGCGCCCACCGGAAGCGCTGGATATCTTTGAACCCGGGCGCGTGGCCGATGCGGTGTCCAAACTGGGGCTGAACCACGTCGTAATCACCAGCGTGGACCGCGACGACATCGAAGACGGCGGAGCAGAACATTTTGCCCAGACCATCCGCGCCGTGCGCAAACGGTCCCCGGGCACCACGATCGAGATTCTGACCCCCGATTTCATCCGCTGCGATCCCAAAGTGCTGGAAACCGTGGTCGAAGCGCGGCCGGACGTGTTTAACCACAATCTGGAAACAGTGCCCGGCCTCTACCCTGAGGTGCGCCCCGGCGCGCGGTATTTCCATTCGCTGCGTCTGTTGCAGCGGGTGAAGGAGCTTGATCCGACGATGTTTACCAAATCCGGCATCATGGTCGGTCTGGGCGAGGATCGTCAGTCCGTCATGCAGGTCATGGAAGACATGCGCGCCGCGGACATCGATTTTCTGACCATCGGGCAATATTTGCAACCGACACCAAAGCACCACGCGGTGGACCGTTTTGTACACCCCGATGAATTCGCCGCCTATGAAAAATCGGCCTATGGCAAGGGGTTCTTGATGGTATCTGCGACGCCTCTAACGCGGTCGAGCTACCACGCGGGCGATGACTTTGCGCGGCTGCAGGCGGCGCGGTTGGCGAAGCTGGGGTAA
- a CDS encoding DUF6477 family protein, producing MQDILSRLSGIHRPAILVRAGNIGAQTYRRGPALRRILGRTTLPRSTIALLQLIDIEADLNARRKKTDAGYNLVRHVEVMIALIAEAALLRETLRDAAT from the coding sequence ATGCAAGATATTCTATCGCGTCTCAGCGGCATCCACCGTCCCGCTATTCTTGTCCGGGCAGGCAATATCGGTGCCCAAACCTATCGCCGCGGTCCCGCCCTGCGCCGCATTCTGGGGCGCACGACCCTGCCGCGCAGCACCATCGCACTGCTTCAGCTGATCGACATTGAGGCAGACCTGAACGCCAGACGCAAAAAGACGGACGCAGGCTATAACCTGGTCCGTCATGTAGAGGTGATGATCGCGCTCATTGCCGAGGCCGCGCTCTTGCGCGAAACTCTGCGAGATGCGGCTACATAA
- a CDS encoding OmpP1/FadL family transporter, whose translation MTYRVIAMAALLGSASTLHAGGIDRSGQSITALFESGRYAEFSLGSVSPNTSGVGPNAIPPTGVGNSGNMTDNFFTFGAAYKADINDQLSYAIIYDQPFGADVDYPADADYFAAGSSAEFNSHALTGLLRYKMPNNFSVHGGIRVQTIEASAAIPFIANYSVDGDRDTGVGYVAGVAYEKPEIALRVSLTYNSKISYDVRTSENSLLGSNVTETEVETPQSVNLEFQTGVAADTLVFGGVRWVDWSSFEIAPNDYSTLTGGGKLLSYEDDVYTYSLGVGRRLSDTWSVAASVGYEKSNGGFSSNLGPTDGNKSLALAATYTRDSMKVTTGIRYINIGDAETTLGGGQTAATFEDNDAVAIGVKVGFTF comes from the coding sequence ATGACGTATCGAGTAATCGCAATGGCGGCCCTGTTGGGCAGCGCATCCACGTTGCACGCGGGGGGTATTGACCGGTCGGGTCAGTCGATCACGGCCCTGTTCGAGAGTGGCCGTTATGCTGAGTTCAGCCTTGGGTCGGTGTCGCCGAATACATCGGGGGTTGGCCCGAATGCGATACCTCCAACTGGGGTAGGCAACTCCGGAAACATGACCGACAATTTCTTCACATTCGGCGCAGCCTATAAGGCGGATATCAACGATCAGCTTTCATACGCTATTATTTATGATCAACCATTCGGTGCCGACGTAGATTACCCGGCAGACGCAGACTACTTCGCGGCAGGGTCCAGCGCCGAGTTCAACAGCCACGCGCTGACAGGCCTGTTGCGCTACAAGATGCCGAACAACTTCAGTGTGCATGGCGGTATTCGGGTGCAAACCATTGAAGCCAGCGCTGCCATCCCCTTCATCGCGAACTACAGCGTAGACGGAGACCGTGATACAGGCGTCGGGTATGTTGCCGGTGTCGCGTATGAAAAGCCTGAAATCGCGCTGCGCGTGTCTTTGACTTATAATTCCAAGATCAGCTACGACGTCCGCACCTCTGAGAATTCGCTTCTTGGATCCAATGTAACTGAGACAGAGGTAGAAACACCTCAGTCGGTTAATCTTGAATTTCAAACCGGCGTTGCAGCAGACACGCTTGTCTTCGGTGGTGTGCGTTGGGTCGACTGGTCATCATTCGAAATCGCGCCAAACGATTATTCAACCCTTACAGGCGGTGGAAAACTGCTGAGCTACGAAGACGACGTCTACACCTACTCCTTAGGTGTCGGTCGCCGACTGAGTGACACGTGGTCCGTTGCGGCGTCCGTCGGTTACGAGAAATCCAACGGTGGCTTTTCGAGCAACTTGGGACCGACTGACGGCAACAAGAGCCTTGCATTGGCAGCGACCTATACGCGCGACAGTATGAAAGTTACGACCGGCATCCGCTACATCAACATCGGTGACGCCGAAACGACGCTCGGTGGCGGTCAGACCGCGGCGACATTCGAAGACAACGACGCTGTCGCAATCGGTGTGAAAGTCGGCTTCACCTTCTAA
- the guaA gene encoding glutamine-hydrolyzing GMP synthase, with the protein MTDISHDRLLIIDFGSQVTQLIARRLRELNVFCEIHPFNTVDDAFLKDFAPKAVILSGGPSSVFAEGAPMPPQSVFELGVPILGICYGQQVMMHCLGGKVERGHGTAEFGRAYVTPSEARLELLEGWFLTEKEQVWMSHGDHVSAIAPGFEVYGTSPHAPFAVTGDVSRNFYAVQFHPEVHHTPNGARLYENFVRLAGFKGDWTMSAYRDEAIAAIREQVGDQKVICGLSGGVDSSVAAVLIHEAIGDQLTCVFVDHGLLRKGEAEEVVTMFRDNYNMPLIHADEQELFLGELDGVSDPETKRKIIGKLFIDVFQKHAKDVGDATFLAQGTLYPDVIESVSFSGGPSVTIKSHHNVGGLPEKMGLKLVEPLRELFKDEVRELGRELGLPPSFIGRHPFPGPGLAIRCPGEITREKLDILREADAVYIDQIRKHGLYDEIWQAFVAILPVRTVGVMGDGRTYDFACALRAVTSVDGMTADYYPFTHEFLGETATRIINEIPGINRVTYDITSKPPGTIEWE; encoded by the coding sequence ATGACAGATATCTCCCATGACCGCCTTCTCATCATCGACTTCGGCAGCCAGGTCACCCAGCTGATCGCCCGCCGTTTGCGTGAACTTAATGTGTTTTGCGAAATCCACCCGTTCAACACGGTGGATGATGCCTTTCTCAAGGATTTTGCGCCCAAGGCGGTGATCCTGTCGGGGGGGCCGTCCTCGGTCTTCGCCGAAGGTGCACCCATGCCGCCGCAATCGGTGTTCGAGCTTGGCGTACCGATCCTTGGCATCTGCTACGGCCAACAGGTCATGATGCATTGCCTGGGCGGCAAGGTTGAACGCGGTCACGGCACCGCTGAATTCGGACGCGCCTATGTGACCCCCTCCGAGGCCCGTCTTGAGCTGTTGGAAGGCTGGTTCCTCACCGAGAAAGAGCAAGTCTGGATGAGCCACGGCGATCACGTCAGCGCCATCGCGCCTGGTTTCGAAGTCTACGGCACCTCGCCCCATGCGCCTTTCGCGGTCACCGGCGATGTGTCGCGCAATTTCTATGCCGTGCAGTTCCACCCCGAAGTGCACCACACCCCCAATGGTGCGCGCCTGTACGAAAACTTTGTGCGTCTCGCGGGGTTCAAGGGCGACTGGACAATGAGCGCCTACCGCGACGAGGCCATCGCTGCGATCCGTGAACAGGTCGGTGATCAAAAGGTCATCTGCGGTTTGTCCGGCGGGGTCGATTCCTCGGTCGCGGCCGTGCTCATCCACGAAGCGATTGGTGACCAGCTTACCTGCGTCTTTGTCGACCACGGTCTGCTGCGCAAGGGCGAGGCCGAAGAGGTCGTCACCATGTTCCGTGACAACTACAATATGCCGCTGATCCACGCCGACGAACAAGAGCTGTTCTTGGGCGAGCTGGACGGCGTGTCTGACCCCGAAACCAAGCGCAAGATCATCGGCAAACTGTTCATCGACGTGTTCCAGAAGCACGCCAAGGACGTCGGCGATGCCACCTTCCTCGCACAGGGCACGCTGTACCCCGATGTCATTGAATCCGTGTCATTTTCCGGTGGCCCGTCGGTGACAATCAAATCGCATCACAACGTGGGCGGCTTGCCCGAAAAGATGGGTCTCAAGCTGGTCGAGCCGCTGCGCGAACTTTTCAAGGACGAGGTCCGCGAGCTTGGCCGCGAGCTGGGTCTGCCCCCGTCCTTTATCGGCCGCCACCCCTTCCCCGGCCCCGGCCTCGCTATCCGCTGCCCCGGCGAGATCACCCGCGAAAAGCTCGACATTCTGCGCGAGGCGGACGCGGTTTATATTGACCAAATCCGTAAACACGGGCTGTACGATGAAATCTGGCAAGCCTTTGTGGCGATCCTGCCTGTCCGCACCGTGGGTGTGATGGGCGACGGGCGGACCTATGATTTCGCCTGTGCCCTGCGGGCTGTCACCTCGGTCGATGGGATGACGGCGGATTACTATCCGTTCACCCATGAATTCCTGGGCGAGACCGCGACGCGGATCATCAACGAGATTCCGGGCATCAACCGGGTGACCTACGATATTACGTCGAAACCTCCCGGCACGATTGAATGGGAGTGA
- a CDS encoding DUF6456 domain-containing protein, with the protein MTQLSNTSPDGRGLPGWVPAAARHYVSHVEMGQPIRALARSAQCHASTILRQIRRLETRRDDPLVDDVLDLLGQVSRFETHPMQEPAAMNDTSHPMMPDDETLSSEAQRILRRLCETGALLAVAAEMDKAVVVRSGPDGAQTRTAVVDRCVAQAMALNGWIATDGEGRILRYHITAAGRHALEEMMGQGAQNGFAEAQTTFAPAPPLPEGARQKTARRLRYTLAESPLAALARRRDAKGAPFLSDSLVQAGERLREDFELAQMGEAVTQNWDRFLAPGGQGDSVSFEGSAPSAARARVGSALADLGPGLSDIVLRCCCYLEGLETTEKRLGWSARSGKIVLRIALMRLRKHYAETLGPGSAMIG; encoded by the coding sequence ATGACCCAACTATCAAATACGTCACCGGACGGGCGCGGATTGCCCGGATGGGTACCGGCCGCCGCGCGGCATTATGTGTCGCATGTGGAGATGGGCCAGCCGATCCGGGCGCTGGCGCGATCAGCTCAGTGTCACGCCTCTACCATCCTGCGTCAGATCCGGCGGCTGGAAACACGGCGCGATGATCCGCTGGTGGACGACGTCCTTGATCTGCTGGGGCAGGTCAGCCGCTTTGAAACCCACCCTATGCAGGAGCCCGCCGCGATGAATGACACCTCCCACCCCATGATGCCCGATGATGAAACTCTGAGCAGCGAGGCGCAACGCATCTTGCGGCGCTTGTGCGAAACCGGTGCGTTGCTGGCCGTGGCGGCCGAGATGGACAAGGCCGTTGTCGTGCGCAGTGGTCCGGACGGCGCGCAGACGCGGACTGCCGTGGTGGACCGCTGTGTCGCGCAGGCTATGGCGCTTAACGGGTGGATCGCGACCGATGGTGAAGGGCGCATCCTGCGCTATCACATCACCGCCGCTGGACGGCATGCGCTGGAAGAGATGATGGGTCAGGGCGCACAAAACGGTTTTGCCGAAGCCCAAACCACTTTTGCCCCTGCGCCGCCGCTGCCAGAGGGGGCGCGGCAGAAAACGGCACGACGCTTGCGCTACACGCTGGCCGAAAGCCCGTTGGCCGCGCTCGCCCGCAGACGCGACGCAAAAGGCGCGCCGTTCCTGTCCGACAGTCTCGTCCAAGCCGGAGAGCGCCTGCGCGAGGATTTTGAGCTGGCGCAAATGGGCGAGGCGGTGACGCAGAACTGGGACCGGTTTCTGGCACCGGGCGGGCAGGGCGACAGCGTCAGCTTTGAAGGCAGCGCACCCTCTGCAGCCCGGGCACGGGTGGGATCGGCGCTGGCGGATCTGGGACCGGGTCTGTCGGATATTGTGCTGCGGTGCTGCTGCTATCTGGAAGGGCTGGAAACCACGGAAAAGCGCCTTGGCTGGTCGGCGCGGTCGGGAAAGATCGTTCTGCGTATCGCCCTGATGCGCTTGCGCAAACACTATGCGGAAACGCTTGGCCCCGGGAGTGCGATGATCGGCTAG
- a CDS encoding type II toxin-antitoxin system RatA family toxin, producing MPTHSETRELPYTAQQMYDLVADVASYPEFLPWTAAARIKSCEDKGDHEVMDADLVISFKVFRERFTSRVVLWPEAKKIDTEYLDGPFKYMKSNWAFEDNGDGSCKVHFFVDFEFKNAILQKIIGVVFNEAMQRVVRAFEKRAAALYGAGA from the coding sequence ATGCCTACCCATTCAGAGACCCGCGAACTGCCCTACACCGCCCAACAGATGTATGATCTGGTGGCCGATGTGGCGTCATACCCAGAATTTTTGCCCTGGACCGCCGCCGCGCGGATCAAAAGCTGTGAGGACAAGGGCGATCACGAGGTAATGGACGCCGATCTTGTCATCAGCTTCAAAGTGTTTCGCGAACGTTTCACCAGCCGGGTGGTGTTGTGGCCCGAGGCCAAGAAGATCGACACCGAATATCTGGATGGTCCGTTCAAATACATGAAATCGAACTGGGCGTTCGAGGACAATGGCGACGGCAGCTGCAAGGTGCATTTCTTCGTCGATTTCGAATTCAAGAACGCGATTTTGCAAAAGATCATAGGCGTCGTCTTTAACGAGGCGATGCAGCGGGTAGTGCGGGCGTTCGAGAAACGCGCGGCGGCTCTTTATGGGGCCGGGGCCTAG
- the hpt gene encoding hypoxanthine phosphoribosyltransferase, producing the protein MTTRPYVIDEMISAKAIAARIETLCREIQSEFAGTEKLTVVGLLRGSFVFIADLVRELDLPIEVDFLEASSYGDGMESSREVRILKDLRGAIEGRDVLVVEDIVDTGHTLHHVRNLLMSREPARLKTIALLDKPSRREVDMKADWIGFEIPDEFVVGYGIDFAQRDRNQPFIGKVRFT; encoded by the coding sequence ATGACGACGCGACCTTATGTCATCGATGAAATGATCTCGGCCAAGGCAATCGCCGCGCGGATCGAAACCCTTTGCCGCGAAATCCAAAGCGAATTCGCCGGCACCGAAAAGCTGACAGTGGTGGGGCTGCTGCGCGGATCTTTCGTGTTTATCGCCGATCTGGTGCGCGAGCTTGACCTCCCGATCGAGGTGGATTTCCTCGAGGCCTCCAGCTATGGCGATGGCATGGAAAGCAGCAGAGAAGTGCGTATTCTCAAGGACTTGCGCGGCGCAATCGAAGGGCGTGATGTGCTGGTCGTCGAAGATATTGTCGACACGGGCCATACTTTGCATCATGTGCGCAACCTGCTGATGTCGCGCGAACCCGCCCGGCTGAAAACCATCGCCCTGCTCGACAAACCCAGCCGCCGCGAGGTGGATATGAAGGCCGATTGGATCGGCTTTGAAATTCCGGATGAATTTGTTGTGGGCTACGGCATCGATTTCGCGCAGCGCGACCGCAACCAGCCCTTTATCGGCAAGGTTCGTTTTACATGA